TTTTACAGTAACACCCCAAACTGGCACCAGAGGGTCCTACAGCTAAACACAGACAAAGATGTCTTGTGAGAGATTAACATAAAATGAAGGCACAGACAGTCACCCTCCCTCACAACATCCCTTCTGCCTCCATACACACCCAAAACACATGCATTTGTCTGCTGCTAGTTTAGTCatcacagattaaaaaaaaagacagcaagacAAAGACTGCCCGAGCCAGTAGTGGAGCTTGGTTAATTCAtgtcaggcagcagcagcggcaacAGCTCGGTGCTCAGCCTTGCTGACTGCTCTTAGAATAAACCAAAGCCATCGTTCCAGCAAGGAGGTTACCACAGATCCCTGCCATAAAAGGAGTAGATTGCTCTTAAAATCTAACTGATGAGGATGGCAAATGTAAGAATGACTAAATAAGAAACAGCTCCCTTGGCTGATTTCCTATGCTGGCCCCTActgctactgaaaaaaatgcctcTTAACAacccagagaaaaataaaaaccagctgAATATCTTTTCTTAGATGGCTAGTTTTTGCATTCCCGTGCAAGGGATATTTTGTTGTTGGCTCTGTTCTTGGCATGAAACTGGCCCTGAGGTACCAAACTGGAGATGAGGGACAAATGTGGGTTTAGGGCTGCTAAACCTTCAGCTGGAAAACCGCGCTTACAAACGCAGAATTTGCACCTCGCTAAAAAGCAGACTATTACtcaagcagagaaaattaaaaagtgactTCCATAAGCTAGCGCCCAGCTAATGGCAAACTGGTGTACAGTAGCAGACCGAGCCTAGTCTTAGTGTAATTAAAATGGAATCAGAAATAGTTCTTCAGACCCAAGATCTAGCTAACAAGCCtgctttagaaaacaaacaaatttatAATAAAGCAGCAGCTTCCAATGTGTGGGAGGGTGCAACAcctcacaatttttttttacacaggaGAAAGACACGGGAAGACAACATTTTGAACTTTTGAGCAAGTGCTTGCCTCTCCTCCACAAATCATCCCCCCTTGGGGACGTCTGATGCCTGATCAGAAAGAGTGGATGTtctcaaaactgagaaaatCTTAGATTTACAGTCTAGAGATGTATCAAGTATCAAGTATGTCCTAACTCCTTtgaagaagggaaacaaaggTAACTTGTTTCCACCGACTCCGTCTTCTGTTTCACAAATATGTGTCCAAACAAAGGCAGAGTTTGCTACACGTGAGTTGAAAGTTTAAggtttattagaaaaaaacttGATCTTTGATAGCATTGCATATTTTATATGTCtggttaaaatgctttttataattttcattcaaattaattattttttaagaacttCTTCATGCAATCTTTGTAGTTAACATACTTGTACACAAAAAATGAACACCCATAATGGAAGGATATCTTACTGAGAGGCAGCAAGACTGTTCAGGAAACATTACCTGTTCGTACTGGAAAGTCACAGAAGTGATGCCATGGTTTTACAGCTTCAGCAGATGTCCCGAGTTCCCTCTTTCTCCACTGGGGATTTGCAGGGGATGGAAATCCAAAAGTCATCAACTAAATGGGCCACAAACCAAGCCTCAAAATCATGAGCAGTTTCACTGGCATCTGCCTCTACTCTAAATGATGCACTGTTATTCCTTCCACTGCCACACATACAGATTCAAGAGCTCTAATCAGATCACTTGTTTTCAGTGGCTGAAGGGCCAGTTCAGTTTACACACAGCATCGAGCTCCTTTAGAATTAGCAGAAAAACTGACACAGTAGGattcattttatatttcttgGACTGCAAAGCTCTTGCAATGGTTGTATCTTCCACATTAATGGACAAAATAATGCTGTAAAAGTCAGCTTCTATTGTCCTATGCTTTAAAGGGGTTTAAAACAGAGAAGTTCAAATTAAAAGCATCTGTAGGTAGATCAAGTCAATTTTCCTGGGGACTGGGGAAGGCACTAGGGTAAAAAGCCCTCATTAACCTTACTTAGTCCCTTTCAGAAGTATAAAATGGCATCAACACTTCATCTAatcagagaaggaggaggtggggagagaggaatCTGATAGCAGTGTGTAGGTATGTCTTCTAACAAGGGACTGTGGAACTGATAACAGATGGTACCACTATGAACCACACAAAGCTGGCAGCACTTGTCTCACTAGGTTGATGGTTGATCACAGTCCAGTGATTCCTGATTGCATACTTTGATATTTTCCTCCAGTTTGCACTTTAACATCCATTCGCAGGAGTAGTGGCAAGCATCATTACTCAGAAAGGAACCTAAGATCACTATCCATGGGGCTGAGTGCTCCAGGGGAGTTGAAGTCAGAGCTAGCCATGCAACACCCCAACCttctatggaaaaaataaaaacacatagCCACTAATCATTCTGGCATCGGATTGTGGTAAGATCCTGCATGTTTCTTAATGGAAGGCTCCTGCACCCTGAAGAATTAATTCCGTCATGATTACTCTACTTCTTCCTGATCCAGTGAGGTCAAAGCCTTCTCCTGTAACACAAAAACAGAACTTACAATTATAAAAGCAGTGAGGGCCCTCATACTAATTTCAACTCTGCTGAGATCAGTCAGTAGGTTTGCCAGTAGGATTTCCTGACCTCGCATGCTATCTATCCCAATGGATACAGGCTGTACAGCTGCTGAATGTTTCCCTTCATTTAATGACACACAAAAGGACTAGGATGTCTGATGCAAGTgcctcccagcagctccaggtAAATGAACTACGAAGGGCAGCATCTCAGcaccactgctggccaaggagCACCTTGTACAACTGACTTTAGAAGAGAGAGGGATACAAAGATAAACAGATGCCTTTGTgtagagggaaagaggaagcaTACCACACCATAAGGGCAGACTGTATGAACTGCTGAACTTTGCTGTACCCAGaacctgccagcagcacacTTCTAGGGAGAAGCATAGGATTAAGGCAAGTGTGAAGTTTCCTGGTGTTTCTCCCAGCCTTCAGCTATTTGTGCTGGAGAGACTGTCTGCCAGGAATGGTGTTTTATACTTAACAACCCTTTATGAATGTCTCCTATTGATTTTTGGACCTATGTAAATAAAAAACTTGCAGCACAGAATATGTCTTGTAGCAAATAATTCCACAGCAGGAGTACATCCTCTGTTAAAGAATACAcggtttgatttggttttgtttgcatctGGCCCATGTTAATTCCATAAAGTGTGCTGCTTCAAGGTGTCTTAGGTTATGCACAAGTTAAGGGAGGCAAAACGCATACCCAGCCACCCTGGTCCTGAATCCACGGCTTGAAGTGTTCTCTGAGGTACTTTAATCCGAAGCCCAAGACCAGGTTCATAGGATGGTTGTCTACAGCAGTAAGTCTGGTGGCAACTTCCATTGTAAAGGCAACTTTCTTGCACTGTACTTGGCCTCCTGGCTCACTTACTGAATTTGCTGAGACATCCTCCAGGAACAAATCAGTGATCCTCTTGAAGAAGGTGTAGGACAGCATGTCTTTAAATTGCTGATGCAAAACCCTATCCTTTTTGATCTGAGAATAAGGATTGGTTAAATTGAGCTACTTTTGTTGGAATTGCTTTCCCCATCTCATTGGGAAAGGGGAACATATCTAGGTAATACACACAATATAGTCTAATGGTGGTGGTGAATGCAAGAGATGACACACAAACCCCACACATCactgcaaagctgcttcttcAGGCTCTGGAGGTGGCTGTAcaatttttcctcaaaaaactttcaggtttttttgcatttgaatgagagaagcagaggagagAATGCAAAACAAGCATGAAACTGATATTGAGATCTGAAGGTGAGGACACATAAAGTCCGTTTGCTCAGTCATGGTCTTTGCGATGCTTCTTACTGTGTCTGGGTacctctctgctgcaggagtTGAGCATGTCCTCCCTGTGGGAGTATACCTTTATAGGTAGGGGGCAGCTAAAGAAAGGAGTAAAGCAAACAAGTACctatatttttaatagataaaACATCCACTCTTGCTAATGGGCTCACATGGGGGTTATTCTGTAGCTTTTGGGCAGGGCTGTCAAAATGTACTCAGACTTATCTCTCTGCACCCACTCTCAAAGCTGTAGAGTTTCTCTCCCTCCACTGGGAACCACTTGTATGCCAAAGTTAATGCAAACAAAAGAGTTTCTCAGAGTCACTCGAGTGCTCCATGAAACTCAACAGGAACATGGCAAGCGACTCCTCTTTGAAACATGCGACGTTTTTGTTGCCTTCCTCCCACACCCCAACAGAGATCTCTGCCAGTCCCCTTGTCTTAAGAAAGACTTCAGAATGAATGGAGAAGGTTTCAGAAAGTCCTAGGTGCCAAAAGAGAAGTTCAGTATAGAGACAGAGCGCGCTAAGTTACAAACCATTCAATCCCAAGAGAAGTGTAATCTCTCTCATGCTCTAGCCTGTGTAGCTCCTGAAAACAGGAGGAGTTACCTTTTCTTCTAGTCGGTCCCCTGATTGCTTTAACAGTGAAAGTATTGTTTGTATTatcttttcttcatctgttaAAGAAAAGAGTAACATAAATATTGGATCCAGGTAGCAAACTACAGTGAAAGCCTTTGTGACACTTAGGAAAACAGCTGCTAGTTTGTGGCAAATTCATGGAGAGTTGCGTATCCCAGCTTTAAGCTGAAGCTCACTGTTCTCGTCTGCATGGAGTAAGCAATGCTACTTCTCCATCTGTCCGAGGTTTTGCTCCAGTTAAGAATCTGGGAAAGAGCAAGGGCTTTAGCATCCCACTGCCAGCCCTTTGGGCTTTGAGGTATGTCTGATAATAAGCCAGAACAAAAGAGCAGCTAGTGGAATCCCACAAAAATGGGcttaaaattaggaaaaaaaaaatcccctcatCATTACCAATTATGCCTTCTGCAACTCATTAGGACAAACTCCAGGTGTGCcagattaaagaaaaagcaagtatGGCATGATCCTTCTTGTAACCCGAAATCCCCTTCTagcttgcattaaaaataaaactctgcaGACGTCACGGAAGACAAGCAGTTCAGACTTATAACAGATTGTTTAGCAGTGTTGTCCTGTCACCGAAGAGGTATTGACCAAGACATTATTGCCCCAAGGACTGGTCTTTGGCCTTAGAGCCCCAGTGTATTactctgcccccagccctgccactcCTACCTGCTCTGTCACCTTACACCACTTTACCTTCACCCTCCTTTTCTCATGTCACATCTCCTTGGATTTTTAAGGATGCTCCCTTTAATTGCAGTAGCAGGTAGGACTTGTTAGAGGACTGCAAAAGCAGTCCCTGAAATGTGGGCAATGGAGCAAGAACCTGCAGAGCAAAATTCCTTCTTCACAGCATCTGACTGCAGAAATCCCAAGTGCTTCACCATGTCTAGAAAAAATGCCTCAGTGTGCAATCCCAACCTGACATACTGCCTGTCAGCATGAATTTTTTCACCCTTACCATTTTCCTTGCCCTCACTTCCATCAGTAGTATCACTATCATCTTGTTTCTGGCCTGGGGCATGACACACTGTCTGGAATGACACATATGAAGCTGATTCCTGAGATCTGGGAGTAACAAGCTTGGCGAGTTTGTCTGCAATGTGGTTGACATCTGCTGTTTCACCTGATTGGGAAGGAGAGTGGGAAATAAAGAAGGCAGTTAATCTTTCCAGGAAATAATTCAGTGATTTACTCGTTTACATGCCCCCCTGAGGTGGAAGTGCCCAGAGGACACCAAGAGATACATTTCCCCATGCTGGGGCTTTGTTATTGCTTGAGATCAGCTGGTAATAATTTAGAGAGACAAGTAACTCAGTACAGCCCCTCTCTAGTATTTGAGCAGCAGCTAACTCTACAGAGGCCATACAGAAGCAAGCATGTGTTGCTCACCACTGTACTTCCTTGCAAGCCAGAAGCACACTGTTTGTTAAGAAATGTGAGAGTACTGCTCTATAGGACTGTGACTCTTAGACTTTACTGTGAGACTGGTATTGCCCATGATTAGTCCATCTATAGGTCCAGATTTAGAAAAGATGGTGTACTGGAATGCTCTTTCCTTGTTCTCACAGGCTAATCCTGAGCAAAGGAGAAGCAGATTTCACTTCAGAGGCTCCTCTAGCACAAAAGGTTCTCATGGCCTTGACACTGTTGCATCAAGCAGATATGAATACTGGGAGAACTCAGCAACCAGACTGGCTTTATCCACCTTGTGTAATGACCCTGTTCAAGACCCTCATCAGCTGAAGGCATTGCTCCATGAGGGGACTCCAACAGGGATCCTGCTATAGCAAAGAGCGCAGGACGAGCTGTTGCAAGGTTTGTTTCATCTCAAAGGTGCTTTTCCTTACAGTTTGCCTCACAGAGCTTGGGATGCAAGACTCTGtctcaccaccaccactgccaaGTGGCAGCTCCTGCGTGACCAGCAGGCATCGAGACAAGCTCAGTAGCGGCCTGACTCATAACATGTAAAAATTCACAAGCAGCTTATTGTGAGGGCAGCAGGGGTTAATGCAGCCaataaaactgcatttcaaGGCAGGTGAATCAAGCCCAGGATGTTTCCATTCCTTCATCTGCTGCAGAGCTTGTCAGGGAGCTGCTAAACTTCTAGGAAGGGGGCCAGGCTGTTCATGCCTTTGGATACCTAAGATTATGCAACTGGTTTTAAATTGAACAGGCCTTCAATTTAGACAGGTAATCCCCGAAAGCACTCCCATTTGCTCCAGAATGGCCTGGCCAAGCTTGCAGGGCAGCTGCTAGCTGTataagtaaataataataataatcataataataataataataataataataatgatgatgatgatgatgattgatgatgatgatgatgatgatgatgatgatgatgatgttttAGGACTTGGTCCAGCAATCTGCTGAAGGGAAGGTAAAGCCCAGATCCAAAGCCAAGCGTGATCTCCAGGGAGGTTAACATCCAGCATGGGGAAGTTTTGCCTCGAGGCCATGCTGCCATCCATGATGCAGGGAACATGGCAGTGTATTTGCAGGGCCATCAAGTGATTGCACCCAAACTCTTGAGCGCTTTCCTTGGCAGTGTACAAATAAAATGGACATAAAAATGGATATCTGGATGCAGACATATGTCCCTGGCAACCAAACAATGGAAAGTTATAGTTATTTCCCCCTAGCAAAATGCACTGGGCTGAGACAGGGACCCTTTCTTGAGAGGCAGAGCTGGATTTGGCAGCAGGGAGAGTTATGGGCTTGGTGGGTAGGAGCTGGTCAGGGATGGGGCGTTAGGTTGAAGAAGTCAGTGATGgataatttttagaaatatctTTAAATGCACTTAAAGGGGAGAGCAATTGCTGTGACACCAACAGTATCAAGCTGGgacaaattaaacaaacaacCCCTATCTTATGTATATAAAAACAACATGGCAACATATCATATACCATATACGGCAACTTAATGGGCATACCTCATCCTCCTCTCTCAGTCTTGTAGGAGAATATAAGGTATTAGTTGTTATCCAGAGCAGAAAAGGTAAAATCTCATTGCCTGCAGTGCAGCACCTGATATGGGGCTGCCTTTGGGGGCTAGGGCACAAGACGTTTATGTGGACGGGAGCCCTGAATATCAGATGGATTACAGCCACCTACTGCCTCTTCTTCCACCACATGGAGGGCAGGTTCAGATCAGACTTTAATAGCAATGTGTAAAGGAGACTTAGATGACCCTGGAAGACTGTTTCCATTTAAGATACATGGTAGGGTTATGAGAAGTGGCCCAGAGACATGGGCTGCTCTGTGCTTGAGGTTGGTCACTGCCAACTGCTTGGCACCAGAGTTTCAAGCAGAATCTAGCACTTCTGTCTTTAGTGTGGAATGTTTATCACCTGATAAAGCTCCTTGAATGGGCCTTCAAACAACTTCTCTTCCTTGATTTTAGTGTGGAGGTCTTCAGTCTGACCAgtgtttaacattttctttctaacgggttatgaaaaagaaaaaggcaatgcttgaaagaaaaccccaacctGTGCAATTATACGATACTTACCACCATacaatggaaaacagaaaagccattCACAAGCATGGATCTTGTGTATGCAAGCACTACTGAAGATTTGGCAATCTGCCTTCCTAATTGGAAATCAATAGGGCTGGTATAAGAGGCGACCAAAAAGTGAAAGAaaccaccttcctcctcctgcctttccacTGGCCACCAGCCATTTAAGCTATTTAGAGAGAGATTTAAAGACAAACGCAAAAGGAAAGAACTAAGACATACTTATCTGACACTGAGAATTCCCTTTTTGAAGGCTCTCAGATTGTGCCtcagaaatggagaaatgtATCATGCAAACTTGGTGCAATGATGGCTTTGGGGgctttttctgctctgctctgcggCAGAAAAGAGGTAGACAATatcctggaaaatattttcttttcggttgctttttgctctgctgttgtATCATGCAATCCTGAAAAACTAATCCTTGGCTTGGTCCATCTTTATCCCATTGATGGTCAATCTTTACTTCTCTCCTGATTAAGGATGATGATTTCCGCACGTtagcctcatttttcagaagtttcccATATTTACTGGCAGACAACCGCCGCTGGGCATAGGCCATTAGGATCTTGTATTCTATGCTGTCTCGCTCATCATCTTCCAGCGGTATTTCCTCCATACTGACATCATTTGGCGAAGACATCTTGGTTCCTGCAAGAACATATTCTTAGTTTTAATGGCTTCAGGAACAGCCTGTGTTTTATGAATACCAATCAGTGCCTAATGTTTCTACAGAACCTTTCACCAAACACCTTATAAACCTCAGTGATGTGAAGAATATTGCAGTACCCAGGAGCCAGAGAAGCACTGttttctagaaagaaaattttgttaCTGAGAAATACTTCAGGTGGCAGTCAAGGCCATCAAAGAACAGGAACAAGAGATCTGTTACATAGCATTTGGTGCCTTAGacaggaaagatgaggaaatTCAAGGAGTATTCAATGGTCAGGGTTCAGtgcaggaaaagaggaaagccCATGGTAATAACTGATTCTTGGGATGGAAAGGAAAACGATTGGTCAAAGCAATGCGGAGGTAAAGCCTATACCGTGGTTCAAATGAGTAAGCACCTAAATACATGAGTAGTGTGTTTTCAGAGGAAGCTTTGACAAGTTTGGGCCCTGAGTTCTCTAGGtaggaaagcaaacaagaaCCAGCCTAAACGTTAGGAAAAATTACAATAT
The Phalacrocorax aristotelis chromosome 1, bGulAri2.1, whole genome shotgun sequence DNA segment above includes these coding regions:
- the BCL2L14 gene encoding apoptosis facilitator Bcl-2-like protein 14 is translated as MSSPNDVSMEEIPLEDDERDSIEYKILMAYAQRRLSASKYGKLLKNEANVRKSSSLIRREVKIDHQWDKDGPSQGLVFQDCMIQQQSKKQPKRKYFPGYCLPLFCRRAEQKKPPKPSLHQVCMIHFSISEAQSESLQKGNSQCQISETADVNHIADKLAKLVTPRSQESASYVSFQTVCHAPGQKQDDSDTTDGSEGKENDEEKIIQTILSLLKQSGDRLEEKIKKDRVLHQQFKDMLSYTFFKRITDLFLEDVSANSVSEPGGQVQCKKVAFTMEVATRLTAVDNHPMNLVLGFGLKYLREHFKPWIQDQGGWEKALTSLDQEEVE